The following are encoded together in the Halopiger aswanensis genome:
- the larC gene encoding nickel insertion protein yields the protein MVPNATPSIETATGALEVAASGYGAGGYDLDPHPNVFRVLVGEGDRSLVKNDIAVLETNLDDATPGMLAICRRRSRTRVTFRSPGDDEEVPPGPPREGHLQARGSAARRSTYDW from the coding sequence ATCGTTCCTAACGCTACACCTTCGATCGAGACGGCGACCGGGGCGCTCGAGGTCGCGGCGTCGGGCTACGGCGCCGGCGGCTACGACCTCGATCCGCATCCGAACGTGTTCCGGGTGCTGGTCGGCGAGGGCGACAGGTCGCTCGTGAAAAACGACATCGCCGTCCTCGAGACGAATCTTGACGACGCGACGCCGGGGATGCTGGCGATCTGCCGGAGACGCTCGCGGACGCGCGTGACGTTTCGTTCTCCCGGCGACGATGAAGAAGTACCGCCCGGGCCACCTCGTGAAGGTCATCTGCAAGCCCGAGGATCGGCAGCGCGTCGCTCGACGTATGACTGGTAA